The Paenibacillus tianjinensis genome has a window encoding:
- a CDS encoding IS3 family transposase has translation MKDRYVVIDELKHKQTVKELCGYLGVHRSGYYAYLKRKEKDPDQELKRKIKAIYEQRDKTVGYRRIQDELYRQYHLVVNHKKVLRLMQELRIKAIIRRKYVHRTTYEAAVSDGRVAENLLKRNFKADKPNQKWVTDVTQYRVFDEKIYLSAIKDLWNNEIVGYHISRCNDNPLVLETFRKAFETHKDVTGLIVHSDQGCQYTSHAYHDMLPQVGAQISMSRRGNCYDNASIESFFSHLKVEALYPYDIRSIAEAQRRIEEYIRFYNEDRAQRKLNKLTPVEYRNQLVA, from the coding sequence TTGAAGGATAGATATGTTGTCATCGACGAACTGAAGCATAAGCAGACCGTAAAGGAACTCTGTGGATATTTAGGGGTCCACAGAAGCGGTTACTATGCTTATCTGAAGCGCAAGGAAAAGGATCCAGACCAAGAGTTGAAACGTAAGATCAAAGCCATATACGAGCAACGGGACAAGACGGTAGGATACCGTCGGATACAGGATGAGTTATACCGCCAATATCACCTTGTCGTGAATCACAAGAAGGTTTTACGACTCATGCAGGAGCTTCGTATTAAGGCGATTATACGCCGTAAGTACGTCCATAGAACAACCTATGAGGCAGCAGTTTCGGATGGAAGAGTCGCAGAGAATCTACTGAAAAGAAATTTCAAAGCGGATAAACCCAACCAGAAATGGGTAACGGATGTTACACAATATCGGGTATTCGATGAGAAAATTTACTTATCAGCCATCAAGGATTTGTGGAATAACGAGATCGTCGGATACCACATTAGCAGATGTAACGACAATCCACTTGTATTAGAGACGTTTAGAAAGGCCTTTGAAACACATAAAGACGTGACTGGACTGATCGTTCACAGCGACCAGGGATGCCAGTACACGTCCCATGCATACCACGACATGCTGCCACAGGTTGGCGCCCAAATCAGCATGTCACGCCGAGGAAATTGTTATGACAATGCCTCCATCGAGAGCTTCTTCTCTCATCTTAAAGTCGAAGCACTCTATCCTTATGATATACGAAGTATCGCTGAGGCACAAAGAAGAATTGAGGAGTATATACGTTTTTACAATGAAGATAGAGCACAACGAAAACTAAACAAGCTGACTCCTGTTGAGTACAGGAATCAGCTTGTAGCCTAG
- a CDS encoding helix-turn-helix domain-containing protein, whose translation MEISALKKIGQRIRDLRKQKGLSQEQLAEKAGFHFSYIGGVERAEKNITLVNLLKIADALDVQIMDLFMYTKYQQSALNEKDELLNQIFQTLVSLKKRDLRKVQIMLDEFFEK comes from the coding sequence ATGGAAATTTCAGCACTAAAAAAAATAGGTCAAAGAATCCGCGATCTTAGAAAGCAAAAAGGATTGTCTCAAGAGCAACTCGCTGAGAAAGCTGGCTTTCATTTTTCTTATATTGGTGGCGTTGAGCGAGCAGAGAAAAACATTACGTTAGTGAATCTACTGAAGATCGCCGATGCTCTTGATGTTCAGATTATGGATTTGTTTATGTATACGAAATATCAACAGTCCGCTTTGAATGAAAAGGACGAATTGTTGAATCAAATCTTCCAAACCTTAGTTTCCTTAAAAAAAAGAGATCTTCGAAAGGTCCAAATCATGCTAGATGAGTTTTTCGAAAAATAA
- a CDS encoding TnsA endonuclease N-terminal domain-containing protein, which produces MDNILIPYSPIVMPRSKRYGNNYWGMIGPKVGDRDVTLYSDLEFDHWVTVETDPKVKTYCEQPLEITYVLNGKRHRTIFDMNLHKDGSELFVEVKYEKELHPSNRNYDRVMRQIEAQKEWCRLNGKLHEVRTEKAIRSGRYSIENRIKILASVINHKSPKFIEQVSKSLDYTKRTMKDICYELSETCSSYEVFLSCHWLYYKGIITADIDSKIWNYEMEVWKLEQMSIV; this is translated from the coding sequence ATGGATAATATCTTGATTCCATATTCTCCAATCGTCATGCCAAGAAGCAAGAGATACGGTAACAATTACTGGGGTATGATAGGCCCCAAAGTTGGCGACCGGGATGTTACCTTATATAGCGACTTAGAATTTGATCACTGGGTGACCGTTGAAACAGATCCTAAGGTAAAAACATATTGTGAACAACCACTGGAGATTACTTATGTTTTGAATGGCAAACGTCATCGAACTATTTTTGATATGAACCTTCATAAAGATGGATCTGAGCTTTTTGTGGAAGTTAAATATGAGAAAGAACTTCATCCGAGTAATCGGAACTACGACCGTGTTATGAGGCAAATTGAAGCTCAAAAAGAATGGTGTAGGCTTAATGGAAAACTCCATGAAGTGAGGACAGAGAAAGCCATTCGTTCTGGTAGATATTCCATTGAAAATAGAATCAAAATCTTAGCTAGTGTAATTAATCACAAATCTCCAAAATTTATTGAACAAGTATCCAAATCTCTCGACTACACGAAAAGAACGATGAAAGACATTTGCTATGAATTATCTGAAACATGTAGTTCATATGAGGTTTTTCTTTCTTGTCATTGGTTGTACTACAAAGGGATAATCACTGCCGATATTGATTCTAAAATTTGGAACTATGAAATGGAGGTCTGGAAGCTTGAGCAGATGTCGATTGTTTGA
- a CDS encoding helix-turn-helix domain-containing protein has translation MPAKKGQKFKHYPESVKVEAVRLFMEEGWCCRKITEHLDINDRKRVSVWVRKYRAKGKDSFQDRRGDPHRSETEQERELRRLQLEVDVLKKWLQILNREG, from the coding sequence ATGCCAGCTAAGAAAGGTCAGAAGTTTAAGCATTATCCTGAGTCTGTGAAAGTAGAAGCTGTTCGACTGTTTATGGAGGAAGGATGGTGCTGCAGAAAGATTACAGAACACCTGGATATTAATGACAGGAAGCGTGTCAGTGTCTGGGTGAGGAAGTATCGGGCAAAGGGAAAAGACTCTTTTCAGGATAGACGTGGAGATCCGCACAGGTCTGAAACAGAGCAAGAGCGAGAACTACGTCGTTTACAGTTGGAGGTAGACGTTCTAAAAAAGTGGTTACAAATCTTGAATCGGGAGGGTTGA
- a CDS encoding helix-turn-helix domain-containing protein, with amino-acid sequence MNEFIYYKIIGERIKKKREERCMTQEDLAVLVHISRPSITNIEAGRHLIRIHYLYQIAESLDVSVHDLIP; translated from the coding sequence ATGAACGAGTTTATATATTATAAAATCATAGGTGAACGTATTAAAAAGAAAAGAGAAGAACGATGCATGACTCAAGAAGATCTAGCTGTACTTGTTCATATCTCAAGGCCTTCTATAACCAATATAGAAGCCGGGCGCCATCTTATTCGAATCCATTATCTATATCAGATCGCAGAATCACTAGATGTTTCTGTTCATGATCTAATACCATAG
- the ku gene encoding non-homologous end joining protein Ku: MHTIWKGAISFGLVHIPVKLYAATEEKEISLNLLHKSCHGTIKNQRYCPTCQRSVESEELIKGYPLDTNQYVTFEKEELDQIQEDASKQIRIIDFMKEEQVDLMFTQKVYFLGPDQLGSNAYYLLLKALETSKRLAIAKFTFRANTKLCILKPINGTCIQLATMHYANEIRPAENVPNLSSTISVDPNQLKLALQIVKGLTGTSDLTSYTNPEQERLLAAIQSKIAGQNIVLKPTQESDVVVDLLEALQESVRMNKGKNKVAAPKESKRGTPNEKLG, encoded by the coding sequence ATGCATACCATATGGAAAGGCGCTATCAGTTTTGGATTAGTTCACATCCCGGTGAAACTTTACGCCGCCACAGAGGAGAAAGAAATCTCTCTCAACCTACTCCATAAAAGCTGCCATGGTACAATTAAAAACCAGCGATATTGCCCAACTTGTCAACGATCCGTCGAGTCTGAAGAACTCATTAAAGGCTACCCACTGGATACGAATCAATATGTAACCTTTGAAAAAGAGGAACTCGATCAGATTCAAGAAGACGCTAGCAAGCAGATACGGATTATTGATTTCATGAAGGAAGAACAAGTCGATTTAATGTTCACGCAGAAGGTATATTTTCTCGGACCCGATCAACTTGGGAGTAATGCCTACTATTTACTGCTCAAAGCGCTTGAGACATCGAAGAGACTCGCAATCGCCAAGTTTACGTTTCGCGCGAACACGAAATTATGTATTCTGAAGCCGATAAATGGAACTTGCATTCAACTGGCCACCATGCACTACGCGAATGAAATTCGGCCCGCAGAGAACGTCCCCAACCTCTCTAGCACCATTTCTGTAGATCCCAATCAGCTGAAGTTAGCCTTACAAATCGTCAAAGGGCTGACAGGAACCTCGGATTTAACTTCATATACCAATCCAGAGCAAGAACGATTGCTGGCGGCTATTCAATCTAAAATTGCTGGCCAGAACATTGTATTAAAGCCCACGCAAGAATCAGATGTTGTTGTTGATCTTTTAGAGGCGCTTCAGGAGAGTGTCAGAATGAATAAAGGAAAAAATAAGGTGGCAGCCCCGAAGGAAAGTAAACGCGGGACCCCTAATGAAAAACTGGGATAG
- a CDS encoding FAD-dependent oxidoreductase — protein MKIIIVGSVAAGTSVAAKARRNDESAEIIVYEKGPDISYSICGIPYYLGNEVEDLSELIPRDKKWFEARYNVKMNINHEVTAIDPVNQTIRVTDLSNGAEVEETFDKLVLATGANVTIPGYVDSQMKNIFPVRTMEDTRHIDAFIQEADPKQAVIIGGGYIGMEIAEQFTHRGIKSIIIQRGSHIMSSFDPEISFRVQEHLQLNGVEVYTNEEVTAIHQDDSHLVHAVETKSGHRFNADIVILATGVRPNVTLAQQAGLQLGPTGAIQVDKHMRTSHENIYAVGDVAESYSSITRKPFYHPLGSTANKMGRIAGDVITGGELEFHGVLGTGIFRVFELAVGTTGLTEQAARNEGFDVEVLYNLKPARAEYLNGKELLIKAIADRKSGRLLGAQAIGTEGVDKRLDVLATALHFKANVEDLFHLDLAYAPPFSTTKDPVMYTGMALHNAISRNLPLLSPAELVGKEDDYQIIDTRSRKQYEASHVQGAQHISLKDLREKASTLDPKKRTVTYCNKGTTGNAAQNILINLGFEKVYNLSGGNKNYQVYRRYLNSSNT, from the coding sequence TTGAAGATTATTATTGTAGGCTCTGTAGCTGCAGGAACCTCTGTGGCTGCCAAAGCCCGGCGGAATGATGAATCAGCCGAAATTATTGTATATGAAAAAGGTCCGGATATTTCTTACTCCATCTGCGGGATACCTTATTATTTAGGGAATGAAGTCGAAGACCTGTCAGAGTTGATTCCTCGAGATAAAAAGTGGTTTGAAGCTCGCTACAACGTCAAGATGAACATCAACCACGAGGTCACTGCAATCGATCCGGTGAACCAGACCATCCGTGTGACCGATTTAAGCAATGGTGCCGAGGTTGAAGAAACCTTCGATAAGCTTGTACTGGCTACAGGGGCCAATGTTACGATCCCCGGCTATGTCGATTCGCAAATGAAGAATATCTTCCCGGTGCGGACCATGGAAGATACCCGGCATATCGATGCGTTCATTCAAGAAGCCGATCCGAAGCAAGCGGTTATTATCGGTGGAGGCTATATCGGGATGGAGATTGCGGAGCAATTCACCCATAGGGGTATTAAATCGATCATTATACAGCGTGGAAGTCATATCATGTCGTCCTTCGATCCGGAGATTTCATTCCGTGTCCAGGAACATTTACAGTTAAACGGGGTCGAGGTCTATACGAACGAAGAAGTCACAGCTATTCACCAAGATGACAGCCATCTTGTCCATGCCGTTGAAACGAAAAGTGGACATCGCTTTAATGCGGATATTGTCATCCTGGCAACGGGGGTTCGTCCGAACGTTACACTCGCTCAACAAGCCGGCTTACAGCTAGGGCCAACCGGTGCTATTCAGGTAGATAAACATATGCGCACCAGCCATGAGAACATTTATGCTGTTGGTGATGTTGCAGAAAGTTACTCGTCCATTACCAGAAAGCCTTTCTACCATCCGTTAGGCTCTACGGCCAATAAAATGGGCCGGATCGCCGGAGACGTGATCACAGGGGGAGAACTGGAATTCCACGGTGTTCTGGGTACCGGCATTTTCCGTGTGTTCGAATTGGCTGTTGGCACTACGGGGCTAACCGAACAAGCAGCACGGAATGAAGGCTTTGACGTTGAGGTCCTCTACAACTTGAAGCCGGCCAGAGCTGAATATTTAAACGGAAAGGAACTACTCATAAAGGCCATAGCGGACCGTAAGAGTGGTCGTCTATTAGGCGCTCAGGCTATCGGTACAGAAGGCGTGGATAAACGACTGGATGTCCTGGCTACGGCTCTGCATTTCAAAGCGAACGTCGAGGACCTCTTTCATCTGGATCTGGCCTATGCGCCTCCTTTCTCTACCACGAAAGACCCTGTTATGTACACAGGGATGGCCCTTCATAACGCGATCAGCCGCAATCTTCCTCTCCTTTCCCCGGCAGAGCTGGTGGGTAAAGAAGATGATTATCAAATTATCGACACGCGTTCGAGAAAGCAATATGAAGCCAGTCATGTCCAAGGAGCACAGCATATTTCGCTTAAAGACCTGCGTGAGAAGGCTTCTACCTTGGATCCTAAGAAACGTACTGTCACCTACTGCAACAAAGGAACAACCGGGAATGCAGCCCAGAATATTCTGATTAACTTGGGCTTTGAGAAGGTTTATAACCTGTCTGGAGGCAACAAGAATTATCAAGTATATCGTCGTTACCTGAATTCATCTAATACGTAA
- a CDS encoding ATP-dependent nuclease: MSEQQRTIEPLNQGRPRLKQLIIQNFRGIGNHPVTIELDKIVVLVGPNNVGKSSILRAYEVAMSEGSNEAILLQDDFPGGVVHHESLPMIELHTVIQDHAPGARWIHTDSLTQEKVVKERWTWAAPGAPKRQGFDVEKNIWAEDAVPWGAPNVANYNRPKPHRVDAFSDPKVQADVIVKLLSNVIKERVKDVQEEAGESQYKHLLRTIATLRQQVISESIGHIEKIELQVSELLSEVFPGYVVKFDPRAEEEAESDLNLFQKVNNAQLKMGHGENGHLTTLDRQGSGARRTLLWSALRMIAETNVNKGAKKGAKKEAIEGEENRPHVLLLDEPELCLHPNAVREACRVLYDLPNTGNWQVIVTTHSPAFIDVSRDNTTIIRVEQINGHISGTTVFRPERVKLDDEDRSLLKLMNIFDPYVAEFFFGGRCIIVEGDTEYTAFKHIMATKPGIYKDVHIIRARGKATIVSLVKILNHFGSRYSVLHDSDTPTTLRKGKTIKNPAWAHNEKIYAAIQDRPHTSNVRLLASLGNFEKAYFGEEVSSEKPYNAIIHLQHDEQRFEKVEQLLDALLDHSKVPPEGALEWTSIAQLEEMVAVQASKELVAAGTEDTIDEVL, from the coding sequence CGCGGAATAGGCAATCATCCAGTCACAATTGAACTGGATAAGATTGTCGTTTTAGTAGGGCCAAACAATGTTGGTAAAAGCTCCATTCTTCGGGCCTATGAGGTAGCAATGTCCGAGGGCTCCAATGAAGCAATTCTGCTGCAGGATGACTTTCCAGGTGGTGTGGTACATCACGAGTCTCTCCCCATGATCGAGCTTCATACGGTTATTCAGGATCATGCTCCTGGAGCGAGATGGATACATACGGATTCACTTACCCAAGAGAAGGTGGTCAAGGAGAGATGGACGTGGGCTGCTCCAGGTGCACCCAAGCGTCAAGGCTTCGATGTAGAAAAAAACATTTGGGCAGAAGATGCGGTTCCATGGGGTGCACCCAATGTCGCCAACTATAATCGACCAAAGCCACATCGAGTCGATGCTTTTTCAGATCCTAAAGTGCAAGCGGATGTCATCGTCAAACTGCTGAGCAATGTCATTAAAGAGAGAGTAAAAGATGTTCAAGAAGAGGCGGGGGAATCTCAATACAAACATTTGCTTCGTACGATCGCAACATTAAGACAGCAAGTAATCAGTGAATCCATCGGGCATATCGAAAAAATTGAACTACAGGTTTCGGAGCTACTCAGTGAAGTATTCCCCGGATACGTTGTTAAATTTGATCCTCGGGCAGAAGAGGAAGCGGAGAGTGACCTTAATCTATTTCAAAAAGTAAATAACGCACAGCTAAAGATGGGACATGGTGAAAATGGTCATTTAACCACACTGGATCGTCAAGGAAGCGGTGCAAGACGTACCTTATTGTGGAGTGCCTTACGAATGATTGCAGAGACGAATGTGAATAAAGGGGCTAAGAAAGGGGCGAAAAAAGAAGCAATAGAAGGTGAGGAGAATCGGCCTCATGTTCTTCTTTTGGACGAGCCGGAGCTATGCCTTCATCCAAACGCCGTAAGAGAGGCTTGCCGGGTATTATACGATTTACCGAATACGGGAAATTGGCAAGTGATTGTCACGACACACTCTCCTGCTTTTATTGATGTCTCTCGCGATAACACAACCATTATAAGAGTAGAACAGATTAATGGACACATTTCCGGGACAACGGTATTTCGTCCGGAAAGAGTCAAATTAGATGATGAAGACCGCTCCCTATTAAAGCTAATGAACATTTTTGATCCTTATGTTGCCGAATTTTTCTTTGGGGGACGCTGCATTATCGTTGAAGGCGACACGGAGTATACGGCGTTTAAGCACATCATGGCAACAAAGCCGGGAATATATAAGGATGTACATATTATTAGAGCAAGAGGAAAAGCGACCATTGTTTCATTAGTCAAAATACTTAATCATTTCGGTTCTCGTTACTCTGTCCTGCATGATAGTGATACGCCGACAACCCTTAGAAAGGGAAAAACGATAAAAAATCCGGCATGGGCACATAACGAAAAAATATATGCAGCGATACAGGATCGACCACATACTTCAAATGTTCGACTACTAGCCTCACTGGGGAATTTTGAGAAAGCGTATTTTGGGGAGGAAGTAAGTAGTGAGAAACCCTACAACGCAATTATTCATTTGCAACACGATGAGCAACGATTCGAAAAGGTGGAACAACTGCTGGATGCTCTTCTGGATCATAGTAAAGTTCCGCCTGAAGGTGCGCTTGAATGGACAAGCATTGCTCAGTTAGAGGAGATGGTTGCTGTGCAGGCCAGTAAGGAATTAGTAGCTGCAGGTACTGAAGATACGATAGACGAGGTGCTTTGA
- a CDS encoding ATP-binding protein, translating into MDRPNVPIGTHPIEQGHYLMPTKEVLRLMVKITNIVDSRLPGMIVYGRPRLGKTYALRFAIENLPTSIGVPLPILMANSNSYKVPNEEKFYYDLLSDFKFPFPAVRKPAEMRRQIVNLMLEKAEKSKMRRIILIMDEAHRLTEFHYNWLMDIYNQLDRENVSMSVISVGQEELLSRRTFFLEQKKSQIIGRFMTHEHHFYGIRSVEEMMLVLKCYDSAEISCYPQNSDWSFTKYFFSDAYNNGERLEKEGKNLFNLFEKIRKEHGVRSVFEIPMEYFAFTVENALKKNGSHGDSQYWLTEPLWREAIESSGYIESEIYMALAQG; encoded by the coding sequence ATGGATAGACCAAATGTCCCAATAGGAACTCACCCAATAGAGCAGGGGCATTATCTGATGCCAACAAAAGAAGTCCTAAGACTAATGGTGAAAATAACCAATATTGTTGATAGCAGATTGCCAGGGATGATTGTTTATGGAAGACCAAGATTAGGAAAGACGTATGCTTTACGATTTGCTATTGAGAATTTACCTACAAGTATAGGGGTACCTTTGCCCATTTTAATGGCTAACAGCAACTCTTATAAGGTTCCGAATGAGGAAAAATTTTATTATGACCTCTTGTCGGATTTTAAATTTCCATTTCCAGCGGTAAGAAAGCCTGCTGAAATGAGACGCCAAATTGTAAATCTCATGCTTGAAAAAGCGGAGAAGTCCAAAATGCGAAGAATAATTCTCATTATGGATGAGGCACATCGCTTAACTGAGTTTCATTATAATTGGTTAATGGATATTTATAACCAACTAGACAGAGAGAATGTGAGTATGTCCGTTATTTCTGTAGGACAAGAAGAACTACTTTCTCGGCGCACGTTTTTTTTAGAACAAAAAAAATCCCAAATCATCGGTCGGTTTATGACACATGAACATCATTTTTACGGCATTCGCTCTGTAGAAGAAATGATGTTAGTTTTAAAGTGCTACGATTCAGCAGAAATTTCATGTTACCCTCAGAATAGTGATTGGAGTTTTACAAAATACTTTTTTTCCGATGCTTATAATAATGGGGAGCGTTTAGAAAAGGAAGGCAAGAATTTGTTTAATCTCTTTGAGAAAATACGTAAAGAGCATGGAGTTCGTTCTGTATTTGAGATCCCTATGGAATATTTTGCTTTTACGGTTGAAAATGCATTAAAGAAAAACGGTTCTCATGGTGATAGTCAATATTGGCTAACCGAGCCATTGTGGAGAGAGGCAATTGAATCTTCAGGGTATATTGAATCTGAAATATATATGGCCCTTGCCCAAGGATAA
- a CDS encoding TniQ family protein → MGAIWRKEWIRPYESAWSVFEKFSYANIINKSLILRTFGTEDVLSIKNNHLGNHVRDLLTLNGLDELKVTKQFQVNVHSLTRGVIQNLLHPLGNTARKEEWFSLHIRWCPKCILNGYHSLMHQFTLFEICPFHNEPLKDECPACRQKTPYILSDTYMSSAFTCKCGYQYADLSTRWLKWEVDTSKFINTDIAKWIAPEHLKTSNERFIYVPENLNFNMLNQVTEKGKGNPFIESSFFTYKIDPSGDALKDKVLESLYEEIFMDNRQIFKTIDKHIKKTYRLHLDCIKRLQLLLKEEQDDFPPICPIAYAYVFWKQSSLSLPNFYGPLQGVPNRGKEKRQFNVVCLLYKERLSHLFRAANKTLSYFGSVDGDALRWIINKTTAYQLYQMFINWLDFALLNSKELSKPKGNEYEKIIHSNMFFLFVLKRENERILLRFICTRINKNRKINISTIDCRRWKNKGKSMRSFSPLAVSMMIDQKHKELQVYVDQYVTKLNL, encoded by the coding sequence ATGGGTGCAATATGGAGAAAAGAATGGATCAGGCCATATGAATCGGCATGGTCCGTTTTTGAAAAGTTTAGTTATGCAAATATAATCAATAAATCCCTTATTCTAAGAACCTTTGGGACTGAGGATGTACTCTCTATTAAGAATAATCATCTAGGTAATCATGTAAGAGATCTACTTACTTTAAATGGCTTGGATGAACTAAAGGTTACTAAGCAATTTCAAGTGAATGTACACTCCCTAACAAGAGGAGTGATCCAAAACCTGTTGCATCCTTTGGGAAATACAGCGCGTAAAGAAGAATGGTTTTCATTACATATACGCTGGTGTCCTAAATGTATATTAAATGGATATCACAGTCTAATGCATCAATTCACTCTGTTTGAGATTTGTCCATTTCATAATGAACCCTTAAAAGATGAGTGTCCTGCCTGTAGACAAAAAACTCCATATATCCTTAGTGATACATATATGAGCTCCGCATTTACGTGTAAATGTGGATATCAGTATGCGGATCTATCAACTCGATGGCTTAAATGGGAAGTTGATACTTCAAAATTTATTAATACAGATATAGCGAAATGGATTGCTCCCGAACATCTAAAGACTTCGAACGAGCGTTTTATATATGTTCCAGAAAATTTAAACTTCAACATGCTTAATCAAGTCACAGAAAAAGGAAAAGGCAATCCGTTTATCGAATCGTCATTTTTTACATATAAGATCGATCCATCCGGAGATGCCCTTAAAGATAAAGTCTTGGAAAGCCTATATGAAGAAATATTTATGGATAATCGACAAATATTTAAAACGATAGACAAGCACATAAAAAAAACATATCGTCTCCATTTAGATTGTATCAAACGACTTCAATTGCTTTTAAAGGAAGAACAGGATGACTTTCCACCAATATGCCCAATTGCCTATGCTTATGTTTTTTGGAAACAGAGTTCACTAAGTTTGCCGAATTTCTACGGTCCTTTGCAAGGAGTGCCAAATAGAGGGAAGGAAAAGAGACAATTTAATGTCGTTTGCTTGCTTTATAAAGAAAGATTAAGCCATCTTTTTAGAGCAGCCAATAAAACGTTAAGTTATTTCGGAAGCGTGGATGGAGATGCACTGAGATGGATTATTAACAAAACTACAGCTTATCAACTTTATCAAATGTTTATAAATTGGTTAGATTTTGCTTTGTTAAATTCCAAAGAACTGTCTAAACCAAAGGGGAATGAGTACGAAAAGATCATACATTCAAATATGTTTTTTTTATTCGTTCTCAAGAGAGAAAATGAACGAATCCTATTACGATTTATTTGTACTCGTATTAACAAGAATAGGAAAATAAATATAAGTACTATCGATTGCAGAAGATGGAAAAATAAAGGGAAGTCGATGCGGTCTTTTTCACCTCTGGCTGTTTCAATGATGATTGACCAAAAACACAAAGAGCTGCAGGTATATGTGGATCAATATGTGACGAAACTAAATTTATAA
- a CDS encoding tyrosine-type recombinase/integrase, which translates to MLKLLTFLSWHKNAPPRITSDLPWGFSNVYSKGCTSVRRLGIPYNTTRADYYLSFEKIPDIYKPLIKKYIQHRLFVQDSIKFSTARSEVNTLVPFLKFIVLKWPDWTELTKLNRYDMDEYLKSLKNTPIRGNKSTNYRGKEATDYYIWRMIGGLENFLYFIQRYEWTEAPELPIRKLIYQEDRPKLNPKKDEDYKPVSDTVWEQILSNLDKLNHQYATILLLLEATGKRLIDILNLKKDSIIHITGDYWIRFEKTNSRYEFPMVPISKELSDLINTYISKVEEYFPGEKNPDNLIFIRYEGKKGVGRQILQLSFLRNLDRFAEKANIKDEPGEIFHFTANGFKHRYGMKLMKAGLNMGQIHQLIANVTSEMPMVYARMIQKNG; encoded by the coding sequence ATGCTTAAACTTCTGACCTTTCTTAGCTGGCATAAAAATGCACCCCCTAGAATTACATCGGATTTACCCTGGGGTTTTTCCAATGTCTATTCTAAGGGGTGCACTTCAGTCAGGAGGTTAGGGATTCCTTATAATACGACTAGGGCAGATTATTATCTTAGTTTTGAAAAAATCCCTGACATATACAAACCACTCATCAAAAAATATATACAGCATCGGTTGTTTGTACAGGATTCAATAAAATTTTCAACAGCAAGAAGTGAAGTTAATACACTTGTACCTTTTCTGAAATTCATTGTGCTTAAATGGCCAGATTGGACGGAGTTAACGAAACTCAACCGCTACGATATGGATGAGTACCTGAAAAGTTTAAAAAACACACCGATACGGGGAAATAAATCAACTAATTATAGGGGAAAGGAAGCGACTGATTATTATATCTGGCGAATGATAGGTGGTCTAGAAAATTTCTTGTATTTTATACAACGATATGAGTGGACTGAAGCACCTGAATTACCAATTAGGAAACTTATATATCAAGAAGATAGACCTAAGTTAAACCCAAAAAAAGACGAAGATTACAAACCGGTCTCTGATACTGTGTGGGAACAAATATTAAGTAATCTGGATAAACTCAACCATCAATATGCCACAATATTGCTCTTGTTGGAAGCAACAGGTAAGAGATTAATCGATATATTAAATCTGAAGAAAGATTCAATTATTCATATAACTGGTGACTATTGGATTAGATTTGAGAAAACTAACTCCAGATATGAATTTCCAATGGTGCCCATATCAAAAGAACTATCTGATTTGATAAATACTTATATAAGTAAAGTCGAAGAGTATTTTCCTGGAGAAAAAAATCCTGACAACTTAATTTTTATAAGATATGAAGGAAAGAAAGGTGTCGGTCGGCAAATTTTACAATTGTCTTTTTTAAGGAATCTAGATAGATTTGCCGAAAAAGCAAATATAAAAGACGAACCTGGGGAAATTTTTCATTTCACAGCCAATGGGTTTAAACATCGATATGGTATGAAGTTGATGAAAGCTGGCTTGAATATGGGTCAAATCCATCAATTGATTGCTAATGTCACATCTGAGATGCCAATGGTTTATGCACGAATGATTCAGAAAAATGGATAA